A stretch of Flavobacterium sp. N2270 DNA encodes these proteins:
- a CDS encoding adenylate kinase codes for MIQLHNKKFEAFIQAKELDFAIQNMAKLIAADFSEEIPVFIGVLNGSFMVMADLMKHYEHPCEVNFVKLASYEGTQSTNNVKQLIGLNESLEGRSVIVVEDIVDTGNTVEELKNIFKEQKVKHFKIATLFFKPEAYKKDIKLDYVGIRIPNKFIVGYGLDYDGLGRNLKNVYQLANTNIHNNMINIVLFGKPGAGKGTQAEFLKQKYSLTHLSTGDIFRYNMKNDTNLGKLAKSYIEKGDLVPDEVTIKMLQDEVEKNLDSKGFLFDGFPRTIAQADALDAFLKTKEWNVTATVALEADDEILVQRLLERGKTSGRADDQDVEKIRNRYQEYNEKTAPLMDYYKDQNKFYAVNGIGSIEEITERLSKVIDNL; via the coding sequence TTGATACAACTACACAACAAAAAATTTGAAGCTTTTATACAAGCAAAAGAGTTAGATTTTGCTATTCAAAATATGGCAAAGTTAATTGCAGCTGATTTTAGTGAAGAAATCCCTGTTTTTATAGGTGTTTTAAACGGTTCATTCATGGTGATGGCTGATTTAATGAAACATTATGAACATCCTTGTGAAGTGAACTTTGTAAAATTAGCTTCATATGAAGGAACACAATCTACTAATAATGTAAAACAACTTATCGGATTAAATGAAAGTTTAGAAGGAAGATCTGTAATAGTTGTTGAGGACATTGTAGATACTGGGAATACAGTTGAAGAATTAAAAAACATATTTAAAGAACAAAAAGTAAAACATTTTAAAATTGCAACTTTATTTTTTAAACCTGAAGCCTATAAAAAAGACATTAAATTAGACTATGTTGGTATAAGAATTCCAAATAAATTTATTGTTGGATATGGATTGGATTATGACGGATTAGGTAGAAATTTAAAAAACGTTTATCAATTAGCTAACACAAATATACACAACAACATGATTAATATCGTTTTATTTGGAAAGCCAGGTGCTGGAAAAGGAACTCAAGCAGAATTCTTAAAACAAAAATACAGTTTAACACATCTTTCAACAGGTGATATCTTTAGATATAACATGAAAAATGATACCAATTTAGGAAAGTTAGCTAAATCATATATTGAAAAAGGAGATCTAGTGCCTGATGAAGTAACAATTAAAATGTTACAAGATGAAGTTGAAAAGAATCTTGATTCGAAAGGATTTTTATTTGACGGTTTTCCTAGAACAATTGCTCAAGCTGATGCTTTAGATGCTTTTTTGAAAACGAAAGAATGGAATGTAACAGCAACAGTTGCATTAGAAGCAGATGATGAAATTTTAGTTCAGCGTTTGCTAGAAAGAGGAAAAACTTCAGGTAGGGCAGACGACCAAGATGTTGAAAAAATTAGAAATAGATATCAAGAGTACAACGAAAAAACGGCTCCATTAATGGATTATTATAAAGATCAAAATAAATTTTATGCTGTTAACGGTATAGGTTCTATTGAAGAAATTACAGAAAGATTAAGTAAAGTAATAGACAATTTATAA
- a CDS encoding 5-(carboxyamino)imidazole ribonucleotide synthase: MNYFSSDFKLGILGGGQLGKMLLTETRKFDVQTLVLDPSEEAPSRFGCNAFYKGSLMDYDTVYQFGKMVNVLTIEIENVNLDALDKLEEEGLPVFPSPKTLRLIQNKGKQKDYYVANGIPTSKHLRFVGLDDLRESLAKDKLDFPFVWKSAQFGYDGNGVKICRSALDLVKLPDVECIAEELIPFKNELAVIVSRSTNGEIKTYPVVEMEFHPEANQVEYVICPARIEDSVALKAQEIALKVSEAFNHVGLLAVEMFQTENDEILVNEVAPRPHNSGHYSIEASYTSQFENHIRAILGLPLGNTSSKVAGIMVNLVGEEGFTGQVVYENIEKIIAIDGVTPHIYGKRETRPFRKMGHVTIVNPDMEQARKVAEVVKNTIKVISVQ, translated from the coding sequence ATGAATTACTTTTCTTCTGATTTTAAATTAGGAATTTTAGGCGGAGGCCAATTAGGCAAAATGCTTTTAACCGAAACTAGAAAATTTGACGTTCAAACTTTAGTATTAGACCCAAGTGAAGAAGCACCATCTCGTTTTGGTTGTAACGCTTTTTACAAAGGAAGTTTAATGGATTATGATACTGTTTATCAATTTGGAAAAATGGTAAACGTACTTACAATTGAAATTGAAAACGTTAATTTAGACGCATTAGACAAACTTGAAGAAGAAGGACTACCTGTTTTTCCATCACCAAAAACGTTGCGTTTAATACAAAACAAAGGAAAGCAAAAAGATTATTATGTAGCCAATGGAATTCCAACTTCTAAACATTTACGTTTTGTAGGCTTAGATGATTTAAGAGAAAGTTTAGCAAAGGATAAATTAGATTTCCCTTTTGTATGGAAAAGCGCACAATTTGGTTATGATGGGAACGGCGTAAAAATTTGCCGTTCTGCTTTAGATTTAGTCAAACTTCCAGATGTTGAATGTATTGCTGAAGAATTGATACCTTTTAAAAATGAGTTAGCTGTTATTGTTTCTCGTTCTACAAATGGAGAAATAAAAACATATCCTGTTGTAGAAATGGAGTTTCATCCAGAAGCCAATCAAGTGGAATACGTAATTTGTCCAGCACGAATTGAAGATTCAGTTGCATTGAAGGCGCAAGAAATTGCATTAAAAGTTTCAGAAGCGTTTAACCATGTAGGTTTATTAGCTGTAGAAATGTTTCAAACTGAGAATGATGAAATTTTGGTAAACGAAGTGGCTCCAAGACCACATAATTCTGGACATTATTCAATTGAAGCCAGTTATACTTCTCAATTTGAAAATCATATTCGTGCAATTTTAGGTTTACCTTTAGGAAATACAAGTAGTAAAGTTGCGGGTATTATGGTAAATTTAGTTGGCGAAGAAGGTTTTACAGGGCAAGTAGTTTACGAAAACATAGAAAAAATAATTGCTATTGACGGTGTCACTCCACATATTTATGGAAAAAGAGAAACGCGACCGTTTAGAAAAATGGGACATGTTACTATTGTAAACCCTGATATGGAACAAGCAAGAAAAGTTGCTGAAGTAGTGAAGAATACAATCAAAGTAATTAGTGTTCAGTAA
- the purE gene encoding 5-(carboxyamino)imidazole ribonucleotide mutase: MKVAVIMGSISDMPVMKDAIDILKGFDIEVEVDIVSAHRTPEKLFDFSQNAHTRGISVVIAGAGGAAHLPGMVASMSPLPVIGVPVKSSNSIDGWDSVLSILQMPGGVPVATVALNGAKNAGILAAQIIGSHDKCVLDKIVLYKQGLKEAVIKASESL, translated from the coding sequence ATGAAAGTAGCCGTAATAATGGGAAGTATTTCAGACATGCCAGTTATGAAAGACGCCATAGACATATTAAAAGGATTTGACATTGAGGTAGAAGTAGATATTGTATCTGCTCACAGAACGCCTGAAAAATTATTTGACTTTAGTCAAAATGCACACACAAGAGGAATTTCAGTAGTAATTGCTGGAGCAGGTGGTGCAGCACATTTACCAGGAATGGTAGCATCGATGAGCCCGTTACCCGTAATTGGTGTTCCGGTAAAATCAAGTAATTCTATTGATGGTTGGGATTCTGTTTTATCAATCTTACAAATGCCAGGTGGAGTTCCTGTTGCAACTGTTGCATTAAACGGAGCTAAAAACGCAGGAATTTTAGCCGCTCAAATCATTGGAAGTCACGACAAATGTGTGTTGGATAAAATTGTTCTTTACAAACAAGGATTAAAAGAAGCAGTTATAAAAGCTTCGGAAAGTTTATAA
- a CDS encoding M3 family metallopeptidase, which yields MTIFLEKFNTKHNSAPFNKINLSDYKPAFEECIEKAKAEIDAVIQNTENPTFENTIEALDFAGENLDRLSSIFFNLNSAETSEEMQKIAQEVSPLLTAFSNDITLNEDLFKKVKAVYDQKDSLTLTTEQATLLDKKYKGFARNGALLSEDKKMRLREIDKDLAKLKLTFGENVLAETNNYQLHLTNESDLSGLPEGTIEAARTLAKSKELEGWIFTLDYPSYIPFMTYADKRELRKELAIAAGKKAFQNNEFDNQENVLKIAKLRHERANLLGYATHSHFVLEERMAQNPEKVKSFLNDLLEKAKPAAEREFSELTDFAKQLDGIEVLEKWDGAYYSEKLKQKLFSLDDEKLKPYFKLENVLNGAFTIAEKLYGITFKEVFDIDKYHDDVQTFEVLDFEGNLVALFYTDFFPRKGKRNGAWMTSFKPQFIKNGVNERPHISNVCNFTPPTESKPSLLTFNEVTTLFHEFGHGLHGMLANTTYPSLSGTSVYWDFVELPSQVMENWCYEPEALALFAKHYQTGEIIPQEYVEKIKESASFLEGIATMRQISFGLLDMAYHSNDPKDITSVKEFEEAAFENTKLYPDVAENCMSVSFSHIFQGGYSSGYYSYKWAEVLDADAFAYFQEKGIFNKEVATKFKENVLSKGGTELPMELYKKFRGQEPKPEALLKRAGLI from the coding sequence ATGACAATTTTTTTAGAAAAATTCAACACAAAACACAATTCTGCACCTTTTAACAAGATTAATCTTTCAGATTATAAACCTGCTTTTGAAGAATGTATCGAAAAAGCAAAAGCAGAAATAGATGCAGTCATTCAAAATACTGAAAATCCAACTTTTGAGAACACTATAGAAGCACTTGATTTTGCAGGTGAAAATCTAGACCGTTTATCAAGTATTTTCTTTAATCTTAATTCAGCAGAAACTTCTGAAGAAATGCAAAAAATTGCACAAGAAGTTTCTCCTCTATTAACTGCTTTTAGTAATGATATTACATTAAATGAAGATTTGTTTAAAAAAGTAAAAGCCGTTTACGATCAAAAAGATAGTTTGACTTTAACAACAGAACAGGCTACTTTATTGGATAAAAAATACAAAGGTTTTGCAAGAAATGGCGCTTTACTTTCTGAAGATAAAAAAATGCGTCTTCGTGAAATTGATAAAGATTTAGCTAAATTAAAACTTACTTTTGGCGAAAATGTACTCGCTGAAACAAATAACTATCAACTTCACTTAACCAATGAATCAGATTTAAGTGGTTTACCCGAAGGAACTATTGAAGCAGCAAGAACCTTAGCAAAAAGTAAAGAACTAGAAGGTTGGATTTTTACTTTAGATTATCCTAGTTATATTCCTTTTATGACCTATGCAGATAAACGCGAATTACGTAAAGAATTAGCCATAGCTGCTGGAAAAAAAGCCTTTCAAAATAATGAATTTGATAATCAAGAAAATGTTTTAAAAATTGCCAAATTGCGTCATGAAAGAGCAAATTTATTAGGTTATGCAACACATTCTCATTTTGTTTTAGAAGAACGAATGGCGCAAAATCCAGAGAAAGTAAAGTCGTTCTTAAATGATTTATTAGAAAAAGCTAAACCTGCAGCTGAAAGAGAATTTTCAGAATTAACTGATTTTGCAAAACAATTAGACGGAATTGAAGTTTTAGAAAAATGGGATGGCGCTTATTATTCAGAAAAACTAAAACAAAAATTATTTAGTTTAGATGATGAAAAATTAAAACCTTATTTCAAACTAGAAAATGTTTTAAACGGCGCTTTTACAATTGCTGAAAAATTATACGGAATTACATTTAAAGAAGTTTTTGACATTGACAAATACCACGATGATGTTCAAACTTTTGAAGTTTTAGATTTTGAAGGAAATCTTGTTGCATTATTCTATACCGACTTTTTCCCTAGAAAAGGAAAACGAAACGGAGCTTGGATGACTTCCTTTAAACCTCAATTTATCAAAAATGGAGTAAACGAAAGACCACATATTTCTAACGTCTGTAATTTTACACCGCCAACAGAAAGCAAACCTTCACTCCTAACCTTTAATGAAGTTACTACTTTATTTCACGAATTTGGCCATGGTTTACACGGAATGTTAGCCAATACAACTTATCCAAGTTTATCAGGAACTTCAGTATATTGGGACTTTGTAGAATTACCAAGTCAGGTTATGGAAAACTGGTGTTATGAACCCGAAGCTTTAGCATTATTTGCAAAACATTATCAGACAGGAGAAATTATTCCACAAGAATATGTAGAAAAAATAAAAGAAAGTGCTAGCTTTTTAGAAGGAATTGCAACTATGCGTCAAATTAGTTTTGGTTTATTGGACATGGCTTACCATAGTAATGACCCAAAAGATATAACTTCTGTAAAAGAATTTGAAGAAGCTGCTTTTGAAAACACAAAATTGTATCCAGATGTTGCTGAAAACTGTATGAGCGTTTCGTTTTCGCATATTTTTCAAGGCGGATATTCTTCTGGATATTACAGTTATAAATGGGCTGAAGTTTTAGATGCAGATGCTTTTGCTTATTTTCAAGAAAAAGGAATTTTCAATAAAGAAGTGGCTACTAAGTTCAAAGAAAATGTACTTTCAAAAGGTGGAACTGAATTACCAATGGAATTGTACAAAAAATTTAGAGGTCAAGAACCAAAACCAGAGGCTTTGTTGAAAAGAGCTGGGTTGATTTAA
- a CDS encoding GbsR/MarR family transcriptional regulator — translation MEFKEAKNKFVQTWGALGSQWGINKTMAQIHALLMISNEAISMEDIMEELQISRGNASMNIRALMDWGIVYKEYKAGERREFFTAEKDLDELAVKISKERSKREIKPALKVLKEVSSIEANKTEEERHFVEQTSKLYDFVLKADNVLDKITEYKDNWLAKLVVKIMKK, via the coding sequence ATGGAATTTAAAGAAGCAAAAAATAAATTCGTTCAAACATGGGGAGCATTGGGTAGCCAGTGGGGAATTAATAAAACCATGGCGCAAATTCATGCTTTATTAATGATTAGCAACGAAGCTATTTCTATGGAAGACATAATGGAAGAATTACAAATTTCTCGTGGAAATGCTTCTATGAATATTCGCGCATTAATGGATTGGGGAATTGTTTATAAAGAATACAAAGCAGGAGAACGAAGAGAATTTTTTACTGCTGAAAAAGATTTAGATGAATTAGCCGTAAAAATTTCAAAAGAAAGAAGCAAAAGAGAAATTAAACCAGCTTTGAAAGTTTTAAAAGAAGTTTCGTCAATTGAAGCTAATAAAACAGAAGAAGAAAGACATTTTGTAGAACAAACTTCTAAACTTTATGATTTTGTTTTAAAGGCAGATAATGTTTTAGACAAAATTACAGAATACAAAGACAATTGGTTAGCCAAACTGGTTGTAAAGATTATGAAGAAATAA